In Callospermophilus lateralis isolate mCalLat2 chromosome 18, mCalLat2.hap1, whole genome shotgun sequence, one DNA window encodes the following:
- the Zscan22 gene encoding LOW QUALITY PROTEIN: zinc finger and SCAN domain-containing protein 22 (The sequence of the model RefSeq protein was modified relative to this genomic sequence to represent the inferred CDS: inserted 2 bases in 2 codons; substituted 2 bases at 2 genomic stop codons): protein MAIPKCSVIPVPWGQGGPLQVKVEEEEADLCLGEEASLSPSAHPEATRLRFRHFCYEETPSPHAALAQLRELCHQWLRPESCSKEQMLELLVLEQFLDTLSPDIQAWVGNQYPRSGEEAAVLVEGLTLGLDKRALPARAPSGGGGLLAGGGAAPPFTHSGKKSRCAGCRRTFQXTSALEAHQGHPRRRPMLQXVWKAHAGGPQRVHTGEKPCRCGECSKAFSCSTHLTRHHRVHTGKRPYECTRCGKAFSQSTHLTQHQRIHTGEKPYRCQVCPKAFAQSSSLTEHQKTHTREKPXRGSNXGKAFSRSSALLVHLRVHVKVLQ from the exons ATGGCCATCCCCAAGTGTTCTGTGATCCCTGTGCCCTGGGGACAGGGTGGCCCCCTCCAGGTGAAGGTGGAGGAAGAAGAGGCTGACCTCTGCCTGGGCGAGGAAGCCAGCCTGAGCCCCAGTGCCCACCCAGAGGCCACTCGCCTGCGCTTTAGGCACTTCTGCTACGAGGAGACACCGAGCCCACATGCAGCCTTGGCCCAGCTGCGAGAGCTGTGTCACCAGTGGCTGAGGCCAGAGTCCTGCTCCAAGGAGCAGATGCTGGAGTTGCTGGTTCTGGAACAGTTCCTGGACACACTGTCCCCCGACATCCAGGCCTGGGTGGGCAACCAGTACCCCAGGAGTGGGGAGGAGGCTGCAGTGCTGGTGGAGGGCTTGACCCTGGGGCTGGACAAGAGAG CACTGCCTGCCAGGGCTCCCTCGGGGGGAGGTGGTCTGTTGGCTGGTGGTGGGGCAGCACCTCCATTCACACACTCCGGGAAGAAGTCCAGGTGTGCCGGATGTAGGAGAACATTCC GCACCTCAGCCCTCGAGGCTCACCAGGGCCATCCCAGAAGACGCCCCATGCTGCAGTGAGTGTGGAAGGCCCACGCTGGGGGTCCACAGAGGGTCCACACTGGGGAGAAGCCCTGCAGGTGTGGGGAGTGCAGCAAGGCCTTCAGCTGCAGCACCCACCTCACCCGGCACCATCGGGTGCACACTGGCAAGCGGCCCTATGAGTGCACCAGGTGTGGCAAGGCCTTCAGCCAGAGCACCCACCTGACACAGCACCAGCGCATCCACACCGGGGAGAAGCCCTACCGGTGCCAGGTCTGCCCCAAGGCCTTCGCACAGAGCTCCTCCCTCACGGAGCACCAGAAGACCCACACCAGGGAGAAGCCCTAAAGGGGCAGCA GTGGGAAAGCCTTCAGCCGCAGCTCGGCCCTCCTGGTGCACCTGAGGGTCCACGTCAAGGTCCTGCAGTGA